The following nucleotide sequence is from Micromonospora sp. WMMD1120.
GTGTTCTCCGACGCGACGGCGGACGTGCCACTGAGCGATGTCGCGGTGGCCGTCTCGGCCGCCGCCGCCGTGGACGCCGACGTGATCCTCGCCATCGGTGGCGGCACGGTGATCGACCTCGCGAAGATCGTCGGTGTGATCCGGCGGCACGGGGGGACGCCGCGCGACTTCTACGGCGAGTCGAGGGTGCCGGGGCCGACGTTGCCTCTCGTCGCGGTCCCGACCACCTCCGGCACCGGCTCAGAGCTGACACCCGTGTCGGTGCTGACCGACCCGGACCGCGCGCTGAAGGTGGGGGTTTCCAGCGTCCACATCGTGCCCGACTTCGCCATCGTCGACCCCGAACTCACCTACAGCTGCCCAGCGACGGTCACCGCCCACTCCGGCATCGACGCGTTCTGTCACGCCGTGGAGAGCTACACCGCGCGACCCCGGCCGCACGGACCACGCGACCCGGTGGAGCAGGTGTTCCTCGGCCGCAACCCGATCACCGACCACTACGCGCTGCTGGCCGCGGAGCGGATCGCCCGTGGTCTGCGTCGTGCCGTCCGCGACGGAGGCGACACGGAGGCCCGCGCGGACATGTCGTACGGGTCGATGCTCGCCGGGATCGCCTTCTCCCACGCGGGCAACGCCGCCCCGCACGCCCTCCAGTACCCGATCGGCGCGGCCACGCACACGCCGCACGGCCTGGGCGTCGGGCTGCTCCTGCCGTACGCGCTGGACGCGGCCAGGGACGCCATCAGCGACCGGTTGGCCATCCTCGCCCGGGCGTGTGGGCTCGACGTGACCGACGCCTCCGACGCCGAGGCCACGGACATGTTCCTCACCTGGCTCGACGGGCTGCTCGCCGACATCGGCATCCCACCCACCCTGGCGGACATCGGCGTGGCACGCGGGGACCTGCCCCGCTTCGCGGAGATGGCCAGCGGTGTCACCCGCCTCATCCAGAACCACCCGGGCCCGACCGACACCGCCAGCCTGACCGCGATCCTCGAGGCGGCCTGGACCGGGAACCGGACGTCCCGGTAGCTCGGGCAGGCGCTCGTCGGTCACTACAGTGGCCGTCATGAGCGTACGTCCGCCTCTCGCCGAACAGTTCGACCTGCGCCCGCATCCCGAGGGTGGTTGGTTCAGGGAGACCTACCGGTCCGCCGTCGCGTTCGAGCCCGCCGGCTACCCGGGCAGTCGTGCCGCCGCGACCGCGATCCTCTTCCTGCTCGAACCGGGTGACTCGTCGGCCTGGCACACCGTACGGTCGGACGAGCTCTGGTTCTGGCACTCGGGTGGGCCGTTGGCGTTGACGGTCGGTCGGGACAACCCGCCGACGATCCTGAGCGCCGAACGCCCGCAGATCCTGGTCCCGGGGGGCGAGTGGCAGTCCGCGAGACCGGCGGGCGACAAGCACGTTCTCGTCAGTTGTGTGGTGGCACCGGGCTTCGACTTCGCCGACTTCACGATGCCGTGAGCGCTTGCCCCCGGCCCGGGACCTGCTGACCGGCGCTGTCGCGTCACTCCTGCGGAGCGATCAGACGACCGTCGGTGGCATCGCGCACCGTGATCGCCTCCACCGGGCACGAGTCGGCGGCGTCGAGAACGACATCGGCCGCATCGACGACGTCGACCAGCGGCGCGGACCGGCCGTCGACAAGGCGGAAGTGCTCGGGCGCGGTGCCGGCGCAGATGCTCGTGCCGATGCACCGGCGCGAGTCCACCCCGACCCGCCACGCGGTGCTCACCAGGTCACCGGCATACCGAGCAGGCCCCGCACCAACATGCCGCGTTTCCACTCCAGCTCGGTTTCCGGTACGGCGAGCCGCAGCCCGGGCAGGCGGGTCACCAGGGTGCCGACGGCGACCTGCAACTCCATGCGGGCCAACTGCGCGCCGACGCAGTGGTGGACGCCGTGCCCGAACCCCATATGGGGGTTCTGGGCGCGATCGAAATCCAACCGGTCCGGGTCGGCGAAGACCGTACCGTCCCGATTCGCCGACGACAGTGAGCCGAGAACCGGCTCACCGGCCCGGACCAGCACCCCGCCGACCTCGACGTCCTCCTTGGCGTACCGGGCGAACGAGGAACCGACGCCGAGCGGCACGTACCGCAGCAGCTCCTCGACCGCGGCCGGCACCAGCGACGGATCGGCCCGCAGCCGAGCGAGTTGGTCGGGGTTGTGCAGCAGGACGTAGACGAAGTTGGGGATCTGGGTCACCGTGGTCTCGTGGCCGGCCGCGAGCAGCCCTCCGGCCAGCTCCACCAATTCGGTCTCGCTGAGCCGGTCCTGGTTCTCGTCCCGGGCCCGCACCAGCGCGCCGAGCAGGTCGTCGATCCCGGGCTCGCGGCGGCGCTCGGCGACCAGGGCAGCGATGTAGCCCCAGAGACTGTCCAGGTACTCCTGGATCGTCTCCACCGGCAGGGAGGTGGTCGAGACGATCGCCTCGGACCAGACGTGGAAGCGGTCGCGATCGGCGTACGGAACCCCGAGCAGCTCGCAGATCACCT
It contains:
- a CDS encoding iron-containing alcohol dehydrogenase, whose protein sequence is MRGPRQLIVGEGVAQNIPRVVAESGSRVLVVTDKVLLGQPGVAEIVAAVRERVSAVEVFSDATADVPLSDVAVAVSAAAAVDADVILAIGGGTVIDLAKIVGVIRRHGGTPRDFYGESRVPGPTLPLVAVPTTSGTGSELTPVSVLTDPDRALKVGVSSVHIVPDFAIVDPELTYSCPATVTAHSGIDAFCHAVESYTARPRPHGPRDPVEQVFLGRNPITDHYALLAAERIARGLRRAVRDGGDTEARADMSYGSMLAGIAFSHAGNAAPHALQYPIGAATHTPHGLGVGLLLPYALDAARDAISDRLAILARACGLDVTDASDAEATDMFLTWLDGLLADIGIPPTLADIGVARGDLPRFAEMASGVTRLIQNHPGPTDTASLTAILEAAWTGNRTSR
- a CDS encoding cupin domain-containing protein — encoded protein: MSVRPPLAEQFDLRPHPEGGWFRETYRSAVAFEPAGYPGSRAAATAILFLLEPGDSSAWHTVRSDELWFWHSGGPLALTVGRDNPPTILSAERPQILVPGGEWQSARPAGDKHVLVSCVVAPGFDFADFTMP
- a CDS encoding ferredoxin, translated to MSTAWRVGVDSRRCIGTSICAGTAPEHFRLVDGRSAPLVDVVDAADVVLDAADSCPVEAITVRDATDGRLIAPQE
- a CDS encoding cytochrome P450 translates to MPDRLVVDPTYAELRETEPMTRVRLPYGEEAWLATRYDDVRTVLGDVRFGRAPAVQRDEPRLTPRQQYSGMLTLDPPEHTRLRRLVAKAFTARRVEALRPRTQEIADALVDDMVRLGPPADLVEHVATPLPIQVICELLGVPYADRDRFHVWSEAIVSTTSLPVETIQEYLDSLWGYIAALVAERRREPGIDDLLGALVRARDENQDRLSETELVELAGGLLAAGHETTVTQIPNFVYVLLHNPDQLARLRADPSLVPAAVEELLRYVPLGVGSSFARYAKEDVEVGGVLVRAGEPVLGSLSSANRDGTVFADPDRLDFDRAQNPHMGFGHGVHHCVGAQLARMELQVAVGTLVTRLPGLRLAVPETELEWKRGMLVRGLLGMPVTW